The proteins below come from a single Miscanthus floridulus cultivar M001 chromosome 1, ASM1932011v1, whole genome shotgun sequence genomic window:
- the LOC136460104 gene encoding uncharacterized protein: protein MRRLSDCRDRLALGAMLRGVPTEMHSMLLKKKNTKEAWDALKIMRLGADRVKEANAQRLLTEFEQITFKPGEAIDEFAMRISKLATDLEGLGEKIDDSRVVKKFLRVVPARYNQVAVIIEMFCDMSTLSIEELVGRLRAAEDRFEPSIEQVTEKMPKLLLTEEEWLVKNKSRMVQESSSSSGQRSGDSRYVRKDRSEARGGGDARDSGAKLTSMGTPRRKGRCNKCKIMGTLPGSARPSRRRRSRRLLTTSQVILKREHCLLLRCAM, encoded by the coding sequence ATGCGAAGGTTGAGCGACTGCCGGGACAGGTTGGCTCTAGGAGCCATGCTCCGCGGCGTGCCAACAGAGATGCACTCCATGCTCCTAAAGAAGAAGAACACGAAAGAGGCTTGGGATGCACTTAAGATCATGCGTCTTGGAGCCGACCGCGTGAAGGAAGCAAATGCCCAGAGGCTACTGACGGAGTTTGAACAGATCACGTTCAAGCCAGGAGAAGCGATCGATGAGTTTGCGATGAGGATCTCGAAGTTGGCCACGGATCTGGAGGGTCTAGGAGAAAAGATCGATGACTCTCGAGTTGTGAAGAAGTTTCTCCGTGTGGTGCCTGCACGCTACAACCAGGTAGCAGTCATAATTGAGATGTTCTGTGACATGAGCACGCTCTCGATCGAGGAGCTCGTCGGTCGCCTAAGGGCGGCAGAAGATCGTTTTGAGCCCTCTATCGAACAAGTCACAGAGAAGATGCCAAAGCTCTTGCTAACCGAAGAGGAGTGGCTGGTGAAGAACAAGAGCCGAATGGTGCAGgaatcatcttcatcatcggGTCAGAGAAGCGGCGACAGCCGTTATGTCCGCAAGGACAGATCCGAGGCGCGTGGCGGCGGTGACGCACGCGACTCCGGAGCCAAGCTCACATCCATGGGGACACCGAGGCGCAAGGGGCGGTGCAATAAGTGCAAGATTATGGGCACTTTGCCAGGGAGTGCAAGACCAAGCCGAAGGAGGAGAAGCAGGAGGCTGCTCACCACGTCGCAGGTGATCCTGAAACGGGAGCACTGCTTGTTGCTCAGGTGTGCAATGTGA